In the genome of Microbacterium saperdae, one region contains:
- a CDS encoding ATP-binding cassette domain-containing protein, translating to MSDPILMMTDVTKRYRTGGVFGRDRKTVLAVDGVTLQVGRGEALGLVGESGSGKSTLARMANGLISPTSGSVVTDGYEVSRLSAKGLRGLRRNVAMVFQDPLASLNPRQTVRQTLENVFRAHGETTSTAELIDLLASVGLGADYLERYPHEASGGQLQRVAVARALALKPDLIIADEPTSALDVSVRAQILNLLADLQRDQGISFLHVSHDLAVIRLYSDRVAVMNRGRIVETGPSDEIFRSPQHPYTQSLVDATPEAELPTHDGAPVRAGAPSCDDLDHDSPNDHDAVVRPEAGPARDRKRTRGY from the coding sequence ATGAGCGATCCGATCCTCATGATGACCGACGTCACGAAGCGCTACCGCACGGGCGGCGTGTTCGGCCGCGACAGGAAGACCGTGCTCGCGGTCGACGGCGTCACCCTGCAGGTCGGTCGCGGCGAGGCGCTGGGGCTGGTGGGCGAATCCGGCTCGGGCAAGTCGACCCTGGCGCGGATGGCCAACGGCCTGATCAGCCCGACATCGGGCTCCGTGGTCACCGACGGGTACGAGGTGTCACGCCTCAGCGCGAAAGGCCTCCGCGGGCTGCGGCGCAACGTCGCGATGGTGTTCCAGGATCCGCTCGCCTCCCTGAACCCTCGGCAGACCGTGCGGCAGACGCTCGAGAACGTCTTCCGCGCGCACGGCGAGACGACGTCGACGGCGGAGCTGATCGACCTGCTCGCTTCTGTGGGGCTGGGTGCGGACTACCTCGAGCGCTACCCCCACGAAGCGTCCGGCGGTCAGCTGCAGCGCGTCGCCGTCGCACGTGCCCTGGCGCTCAAACCCGACCTGATCATCGCGGATGAGCCCACCTCGGCGCTCGACGTCTCGGTACGGGCGCAGATCCTCAATCTGCTCGCGGACCTGCAGCGCGATCAGGGCATCTCCTTCCTGCACGTCAGCCACGATCTCGCCGTGATCCGCCTCTACAGCGATCGTGTCGCCGTGATGAACCGCGGGCGGATCGTGGAGACGGGTCCGTCCGACGAGATCTTCCGCTCGCCGCAGCATCCGTACACGCAGTCGCTCGTCGACGCGACACCGGAGGCCGAGCTCCCGACTCATGACGGCGCCCCCGTGCGCGCGGGTGCGCCCTCGTGCGACGATCTTGACCATGACTCACCGAATGACCACGACGCCGTGGTTCGGCCAGAAGCCGGCCCGGCACGAGACAGAAAGAGGACACGTGGGTACTGA
- a CDS encoding alpha/beta fold hydrolase has product MGTDLFVREFGRDAAEAPVVLILHGAVESGACYGDAIRRWGDDFHIVAPDARGHGRSPGRLPEHEGVPSTDVMVQDAIDILEDLLEETGRRTLIVGHSMGARIAAFVAADAPHLVAGVVLEDPPWWVPEAGPNPWLSVEQTEKDPFDFADTASVDELIEMQRAQKPHWPEEELRPLAEAMKAVDIAYMEQRVHEKRRIWTPTARQITVGPTGVPALLVTGTGDVIVDKHSRERLTAVAPGFDIIVIEGAHHCVRRDRPVEYHRHVDAFLRENAPSVGAVTPR; this is encoded by the coding sequence GTGGGTACTGACCTGTTCGTCCGAGAGTTCGGACGGGATGCCGCAGAGGCGCCCGTCGTGCTGATCCTGCACGGAGCCGTCGAGTCCGGCGCCTGCTATGGAGACGCGATCCGTCGCTGGGGGGACGACTTCCACATCGTCGCGCCCGACGCGCGGGGGCACGGCCGCTCCCCCGGACGCCTCCCCGAGCACGAGGGCGTGCCGTCGACCGATGTGATGGTGCAGGACGCGATCGACATCCTGGAAGATCTCCTGGAGGAGACCGGCCGTCGCACGCTGATCGTCGGACACTCCATGGGGGCGCGCATCGCGGCGTTCGTCGCGGCGGATGCACCGCACCTGGTGGCCGGTGTCGTGCTGGAGGACCCGCCCTGGTGGGTCCCCGAGGCAGGCCCGAACCCCTGGCTCAGCGTGGAGCAGACGGAGAAGGATCCCTTCGACTTCGCCGACACGGCCTCGGTCGACGAGCTCATCGAGATGCAGCGGGCGCAGAAGCCGCATTGGCCCGAGGAGGAGCTCCGTCCACTCGCCGAGGCCATGAAGGCGGTCGACATCGCCTACATGGAGCAGCGGGTGCACGAGAAGCGCCGCATCTGGACGCCGACGGCACGACAGATCACGGTCGGTCCGACCGGCGTGCCCGCGCTGCTGGTCACCGGCACGGGAGACGTCATCGTCGACAAGCACTCGCGCGAACGCCTGACCGCGGTCGCGCCGGGCTTCGACATCATCGTGATCGAGGGCGCGCACCACTGCGTGCGCCGCGACCGGCCGGTCGAGTACCACCGGCACGTCGACGCCTTCCTGCGCGAGAACGCCCCCTCGGTGGGGGCCGTCACTCCACGCTGA
- a CDS encoding LysR family transcriptional regulator, which yields MVTIDPRRLLVLRAFVLSDSVTATAAALHLTASAVSQQLSALEREVGQALVVRTGRKLALTPAGRILAEHAEEINTRLKIAEAELAAHSGGLLGQLRIGAFPTAISWVVAPAIVELRRNAPGIDVKVVDAEAHMSHRMLMRGDIDATVSLEYESDPERDSPDVVKFPLYIERFKAAVPHSHPLAGSDGVELTQLVEDGWIMPSPGNPSRTMVLQACAELGFHPTISHVSDDYRAAVSLVAAEAGVCLVPESALSARDAEWVTILPTQGIAPLRKVIMTTRRDNQGHPVVRAGLDAMRTVLAEPDSEIHGPLARSDTFSVE from the coding sequence GTGGTCACGATCGACCCCCGCCGTCTGCTCGTCCTGCGCGCCTTCGTGCTCTCCGACTCGGTCACCGCCACCGCGGCGGCCCTGCACCTCACCGCATCGGCCGTGTCGCAGCAGCTCTCGGCTCTCGAGCGCGAGGTCGGACAGGCGCTCGTGGTGCGCACCGGGCGCAAGCTCGCACTCACCCCGGCCGGACGGATCCTGGCCGAGCACGCCGAGGAGATCAACACCCGGTTGAAGATCGCCGAGGCCGAGCTCGCCGCCCATTCCGGCGGACTGCTGGGACAGTTGCGCATCGGCGCGTTCCCCACGGCGATCAGCTGGGTGGTGGCTCCGGCGATCGTCGAGCTGCGCCGCAACGCGCCGGGGATCGACGTCAAGGTGGTCGACGCCGAGGCGCACATGAGTCATCGCATGCTCATGCGCGGCGATATCGACGCCACCGTCAGCCTGGAGTACGAGTCCGACCCCGAGCGCGATTCGCCGGACGTGGTGAAGTTCCCGCTCTACATCGAGCGGTTCAAAGCGGCCGTGCCGCACAGCCATCCACTCGCGGGGTCCGACGGCGTGGAGTTGACGCAGCTCGTCGAGGACGGCTGGATCATGCCCTCTCCCGGTAACCCCTCGCGCACCATGGTGCTCCAGGCGTGCGCCGAGCTGGGGTTCCACCCGACGATCTCACACGTGTCAGACGACTACCGTGCGGCGGTCTCGCTCGTCGCCGCCGAGGCGGGCGTGTGCCTGGTGCCGGAGTCCGCCCTGTCGGCACGCGATGCGGAATGGGTGACGATCCTGCCGACGCAGGGGATCGCGCCGCTGCGCAAGGTCATCATGACCACACGGCGCGACAATCAGGGCCACCCGGTCGTGCGCGCGGGTCTCGACGCGATGCGGACCGTGCTCGCCGAGCCCGACTCGGAGATCCACGGTCCGCTCGCGCGTTCCGACACGTTCAGCGTGGAGTGA
- a CDS encoding ABC transporter ATP-binding protein, producing the protein MSRTATPRRRGRGAQHEGPRATFRQLLPFLFEHKRTLVVVAVLSIVGAATSLVQPLLVGQVIEAVQSEKTIGILVWLLVGFVIASSIISGFQHYLLQRTGTAVVYSSRRKLIARILHLPTSEFDARRTGDLVSRVGTDTTLLYAVLTQGLADAVGNVVLFLGALIAMLVIDPVLLLLIVVVIGVSVVVVVALSGRIRTASTAQQEKVGELASGVERAVGSIRTIRASGATERETVAVSQLASDAYGIGVRIAKISSLVVPIAGIALQLSLLVVLGVGGFRVAAGTITIASLIAFIMFLFLLVMPLASTFGAITSVNQALGALGRIQEVLDLPTETQDDEKIAAAVTREEPDPQSPALEFRDVHFRYPENVVVARRAAAKEAQEVLADAHLERADTDIAAPVISHEVLRGVSFAVPRGARVALVGPSGAGKSTILSLVERFYDPTGGSIRLYGHDSRTYTREELRAQFGYVEQDAPTLAGTLADNLRLAAPDASDAECEQVLRAVNLGDVLERSTLGLEAPVGEDGVMLSGGERQRLAIARALLTDAPILLLDESTSSLDGVNEQRMREAIDAVSTDRTLVVIAHRLSTVVDSDLIIVLQDGAVVGQGTHAELVESTPLYRDLARHQLLA; encoded by the coding sequence ATGTCCCGCACGGCGACTCCCCGCCGACGCGGACGCGGCGCGCAGCACGAAGGTCCGCGCGCCACGTTCCGCCAGCTCCTCCCCTTCCTCTTCGAGCACAAGCGCACGCTGGTCGTGGTCGCCGTGCTCAGCATCGTGGGAGCGGCGACCTCGCTCGTGCAGCCGCTGCTGGTGGGGCAGGTCATCGAGGCCGTGCAGTCGGAGAAGACCATCGGCATCCTGGTCTGGCTCCTCGTCGGCTTCGTGATCGCGTCGTCGATCATCTCCGGCTTCCAGCACTACCTGCTGCAGCGCACCGGCACCGCCGTCGTGTACTCCAGCCGCCGCAAGCTCATCGCCCGCATCCTGCATCTGCCCACCTCGGAGTTCGATGCCCGTCGCACCGGCGACCTCGTCTCGCGTGTGGGCACCGACACAACGCTCCTCTACGCGGTCCTCACTCAGGGTCTCGCGGATGCCGTGGGCAACGTCGTGCTGTTCCTCGGGGCCCTCATCGCGATGCTGGTGATCGACCCGGTCCTGCTGCTGCTGATCGTGGTCGTGATCGGCGTCTCGGTCGTGGTGGTCGTGGCGCTGAGCGGACGCATCCGCACGGCTTCGACCGCGCAGCAGGAGAAGGTCGGCGAGCTGGCATCCGGCGTCGAGCGCGCCGTGGGATCGATCCGCACGATCCGCGCCTCCGGGGCGACGGAGCGCGAGACCGTCGCCGTCTCGCAGCTCGCATCCGACGCCTACGGCATCGGCGTGCGCATCGCCAAGATCTCCTCCCTCGTGGTGCCGATCGCCGGGATCGCGCTGCAGCTCTCGCTGCTCGTCGTGCTGGGTGTCGGCGGCTTCCGCGTCGCGGCCGGAACCATCACGATCGCCTCGCTGATCGCGTTCATCATGTTCCTGTTCCTTCTGGTGATGCCGCTGGCCTCGACCTTCGGGGCCATCACCTCGGTGAATCAGGCACTCGGCGCCCTCGGCCGCATCCAGGAGGTCCTGGATCTGCCGACCGAGACGCAGGACGACGAGAAGATCGCTGCTGCGGTGACCCGCGAAGAGCCGGACCCGCAGTCGCCCGCTCTCGAGTTCCGCGACGTGCACTTCCGCTACCCGGAGAACGTCGTGGTCGCACGACGCGCGGCAGCGAAGGAGGCGCAGGAGGTACTCGCCGACGCGCATCTGGAGCGTGCCGACACCGACATCGCGGCCCCCGTCATCTCGCACGAGGTGCTGCGCGGCGTGTCGTTCGCGGTGCCTCGCGGTGCCCGCGTCGCCCTGGTCGGGCCGAGCGGGGCGGGCAAGAGCACGATCCTCTCGCTCGTGGAGCGCTTCTACGACCCGACCGGCGGCTCGATCCGTCTGTACGGCCACGACTCCCGCACCTACACACGCGAGGAGCTGCGCGCCCAGTTCGGCTACGTCGAGCAGGATGCGCCGACCCTCGCCGGCACGCTGGCCGACAACCTGCGCCTCGCCGCCCCCGACGCCTCCGACGCCGAGTGCGAACAGGTGCTGCGCGCCGTGAACCTGGGCGATGTGCTGGAGCGCAGCACGCTCGGACTCGAGGCACCTGTCGGCGAGGACGGCGTGATGCTCTCGGGAGGAGAGCGCCAGCGGCTCGCGATCGCGCGCGCCCTGCTCACGGACGCCCCCATCCTGCTGCTGGACGAGTCGACCTCATCGCTCGACGGCGTCAACGAGCAGCGCATGCGCGAGGCGATCGACGCGGTCTCCACCGACCGCACGCTCGTGGTGATCGCGCACCGACTGTCGACCGTCGTCGACAGCGACCTGATCATCGTGCTGCAGGACGGCGCCGTGGTCGGGCAGGGAACGCACGCGGAACTCGTGGAGTCGACGCCGCTGTATCGCGATCTCGCCCGTCATCAACTCCTGGCCTGA
- a CDS encoding DUF4232 domain-containing protein, whose product MIRASAVLSGGNAMRHGATKQGLIGGAVLAALWFVCGWVPHLLYQAGGSLATLARLVPSPMTRGVFGNPVLWAVLVQLLMAVVLVAGFAVLAARFSAGRVSFVAGWLTAILVAFAIGAALDLGNVVTGVGDFGIGGAISSMGAASETTWWAVVAGWIPALVYARSGPAWDADVPPARRSGATTSNLVVALIAAVALILIPVASQAGDDAMQEQLRQEQATAEGEADPSGAAAPDPSADGEPVPTAGPSDGATVDGACTAEDTTIMTPPPDGATGHRGQLLQLVNVAEEPCILNGYPDVAYGDQNGHLLDVSVEHGRSFMAEDLGPSSITLQPGDSATAVIGWDANSVQGQLAARSIWVAVTPGEERLSWQMPLDLIPGATVHVTAWRPAVPPAG is encoded by the coding sequence ATGATCCGCGCGTCTGCGGTGCTGTCCGGGGGGAACGCGATGCGTCACGGTGCGACGAAGCAGGGTCTGATCGGCGGAGCGGTGCTCGCCGCGCTGTGGTTCGTCTGCGGCTGGGTGCCGCATCTCCTGTATCAGGCAGGCGGGAGCCTGGCGACTCTGGCACGGCTGGTGCCCTCGCCCATGACCCGTGGCGTGTTCGGAAACCCTGTGCTGTGGGCGGTGCTCGTGCAACTGCTGATGGCGGTCGTGCTCGTGGCCGGTTTCGCGGTGCTCGCCGCGCGGTTCTCCGCCGGCCGGGTCAGCTTCGTGGCCGGCTGGCTCACGGCCATCCTGGTCGCGTTCGCGATCGGCGCGGCCCTGGATCTCGGCAACGTCGTCACCGGAGTCGGCGACTTCGGGATCGGCGGCGCCATCAGCAGCATGGGGGCCGCCTCGGAGACGACCTGGTGGGCAGTGGTCGCGGGATGGATCCCGGCGCTCGTGTACGCGCGCTCCGGACCCGCATGGGACGCGGACGTGCCACCTGCGCGTCGCTCGGGCGCGACGACATCGAACCTCGTCGTGGCGCTGATCGCGGCGGTCGCGCTGATCCTCATCCCGGTCGCCTCCCAGGCCGGTGACGACGCGATGCAGGAGCAGCTGCGACAGGAGCAGGCGACGGCAGAGGGGGAGGCCGATCCGAGCGGAGCAGCGGCCCCCGATCCCTCCGCAGACGGGGAGCCGGTACCCACGGCCGGGCCCTCCGATGGCGCGACGGTCGACGGGGCGTGCACCGCGGAGGACACGACGATCATGACGCCGCCGCCGGACGGCGCGACCGGGCATCGGGGTCAGCTGCTGCAGCTCGTGAACGTCGCAGAGGAGCCGTGCATCCTGAACGGCTATCCGGATGTCGCGTACGGCGACCAGAACGGGCATCTGCTCGACGTGAGCGTCGAGCACGGCCGCTCCTTCATGGCGGAGGACCTCGGTCCCTCGTCGATCACCCTGCAGCCGGGGGATTCGGCCACAGCCGTGATCGGATGGGATGCGAACTCGGTCCAGGGGCAGCTCGCGGCGCGCAGCATCTGGGTCGCCGTGACTCCGGGGGAGGAACGGCTGTCCTGGCAGATGCCGCTGGATCTCATCCCCGGCGCGACCGTCCACGTGACGGCATGGCGGCCCGCGGTACCTCCCGCGGGGTGA